The genome window CGAGAACGTGGTGGCGCACCTGCCGCGCCGGGCGAGGACCAAGGCGGCTTAAGGAGAGAGCGGGCGGCATGAGCGGCAAACGGACGATAAGGCGGCTCGCCGCCTGGTCCATCGTCGTCGCGCTCGGCGTGATGGCGCTGAAGTTCGCCGCCTGGAGGATGACCGGGTCGGTCGCGCTCTATTCGGACGCGCTCGAATCCATCGTCAACGTCATCGCCGCCGCCGCCGCGCTGTGGGCGATCTCGGTCAGCCACAAGCCGGCCGACAGCGACCACCAGTTCGGCCACCACAAGGCCGAGTATTTCTCGGCCGTGCTCGAAGGCGTGCTGATCGTCGTCGCGGCGCTGCTCATCATCGCCGAGGTCTGGCGGGCCTGGCAGAACCCCGCGCCGCTGACGCAGGCGTGGGAGGGCCTTGCCGTCAACGGGCTGGCCGCCGCGATCAACGGCGTGTGGGCGGTGCTCTTGATCCGCGTCGGCCGGCGCGAGAAGTCGCCGGCGCTGGAGGCGGACGGCCGCCACATCATGACCGACGTGGTCACGTCCGTCGGCGTCATCGCCGGGCTCGTCGGCGCGGTGCTCACCGGCTGGCACATGCTCGACCCGCTGCTGGCGCTGATCGTGGCGCTCAACATCCTGTGGCAGGGCTGGCGGGTCATCGGCTCGTCGCTCGACGGGCTGATGGACAAGGCCGTGCCGGTCGGGGAGACGATGCGCATCCGCGACATCATCTCCGCCAACTCGAAGGGCGCGCTGGAGGTCCATGACCTCAAGACCCGCATCGCCGGCCGGGCGACGTTCATCGAGTTCCACATGGTGGTGAGCGCGGCGATGACGGTCGGCGACAGCCATGCCATCTGCGACCGCATCGAGGAGGCGTTGAAGGCCGAGATCCCCTCCGTGCGGGTCGTCATTCATGTCGAGCCCGAGGACGAGGCCAAGCTGCCGCACGGAACCGGCGCGGTGCCGTTCGCCTGACCCCTTTTATCCCCTGTCCGCTCTCGCGAAGTTGATCGTGCACGGGCCGCAGCTTGATCGGCCGCAAACAGGAGCGGCCGGACCTGTCCTATGCTGGCTCGTCATCACGAAGCGGAACGGAAAAAGCCATGACGAAGATGAAATCCCTGACGGGCGGGCTCGCGTTGCTGCTGGCGTCGCTGGCGGCGGGCGTCGCGGCCGCCGGCGAGGCGGTCGCGGTTTACAAGACGCCGTGGTGCGGCTGCTGCCACGAATGGGCGCAGGCGCTCGGCGAGGCGGGCTACGACGTCAAGACGATCGATCTGGAGGACCTGTCGCAGGTGCGGCAGCAGGCCGGCGTCCCCTCCGACATGCTGAGCTGCCATGTCGCGGCGGCGGGCGGCTATTTCCTCGAAGGGCATGTGCCGCTCGAAGCCATCGCGGCGCTGCTGGCCGAGCGGCCCGACATCGCCGGCCTTGCCGTCCCCGGCATGCCGCAGGGTTCGCTCGGCATGGGCGGCGATCCCGAGCCCTACGCGGTCTACGCGGTGCCGCGCGACCCGAAGGCCGCGCCCTCCATCTTCCTCAGCGTCGGCGGCTGATCGAAAGCCGGGTGTGAGGCCGACCTCCTCGCAGGGGAGGCCGGTTTCATTCCGTGCGCGCATCAGATCAGTCGGATTTATCGCAATCGGCGCGCCGCCCCCGCGGCTATTGTCCCGCACCGGAATGGGCTCCGCTTTCGGCTTCGTTGCCGCTTACGCGGCGGCCGGCAGTTGCTATTGTCCGGCAGCGGAAATAACACGCCCCCAAGGCAAGACGTTGAAAACCATGCCGCCTTCGCGCGGCAGGACGATGGGAGACGAGAACATGACCAGCACCGTTGACGTGAGGCAGGAGACCGGACGCCTTCTCGATGCGCTCGGCGTCGAGCGCGCGGCGTGGACGAAGGGGACGATGGCGTCCCACAGCCCGGTCAGCGGCGAGGAGATCGCCAGGGTCGCGGTCGCGTCGGCGACTGACACCGGCCGTGTGGTCGATGTCGCGCACGAGGCGTTCAAGGCGTGGCGCAACGTGCCGGCGCCGCGGCGCGGCGAGCTCGTGCGGCTGCTCGGCGAGGAGTTGCGCGCCAACAAGGAGGCGCTCGGCCGCCTCGTCTCCATCGAGGCCGGCAAGATCGCCTCCGAGGGGCTCGGCGAAGTGCAGGAGATGATCGACATCTGCGATTTCGCGGTCGGTCTCTCGCGCCAGCTCTACGGCCTCACCATCGCCACCGAGCGTCCCGGCCACCGGATGATGGAGACCTGGCATCCGCTCGGCGTCGTCGGCATCATCTCGGCCTTCAACTTCCCGGTCGCGGTGTGGTCGTGGAACGCGGCGCTGGCGCTCGTCGCCGGCGATTCGATCGTCTGGAAGCCGTCCGAGAAGACGCCGCTGACCGCGCTCGCCACCCATGCGATCCTCGAGCGCGCCATCGCCCGCTTCGGCCCGGACGCGCCGGCGAACCTGTCGCAGCTCCTGATCGGCGACCGCGCCACCGGCGAGGCGCTGGTGGACAACCCGAAGGTCGCGCTCATCTCGGCCACCGGCTCGACGCGCATGGGCCGCGAGGTCGGCCCGCGTCTCGCGAAGCGCTTCGCCCGCTCGATCCTCGAGCTCGGCGGCAACAATGCCGGCATCGTCTGCCCCTCGGCCGATCTCGACATGGCGCTGCGCGCCATCGCCTTCGGCGCGATGGGAACGGCCGGCCAGCGTTGCACGACGCTGCGCCGCCTGATCGTGCACGAGAGCGTCTACGACACGCTCGTCCCGCGCCTCAGGAAGGCCTATGAGAGCGTCTCGGTCGGCAACCCGCTGGAGACGTCGGCGCTGGTCGGCCCGCTGGTTGACAAGGCGGCGTTCGAGGCGATGCAGAAGGCGCTTCAAGCGGCGAAGGCCGAGGGCGGCGTCGTCACCGGCGGCGCGCGCGTCGCGGAGGCCGGCAAGGACACCGCCTACTATGTCCGCCCCGCGCTGGTCGAGATGCCGAAGCAGTCCGGTCCGGTGCTGGAGGAGACATTCGCGCCGATCCTCTACGTGATGAAATATTCCGACTTCAACGACGCGATCGCGATGCACAACGCGGTCGCGGCCGGCCTTTCCTCGTCGATCTTCACCCTCGACATGCGTGAGGCGGAAGCGTTCCTGTCGGCCGGCGGCTCCGATTGCGGCATCGCCAACGTCAATATCGGCACCTCGGGCGCCGAGATCGGCGGCGCGTTCGGCGGCGAGAAGGAAACCGGCGGCGGCCGCGAATCCGGCTCGGACGCCTGGAAGGGCTACATGCGCCGCGCCACCAACACGGTGAACTACTCGACCGCGCTGCCGCTGGCGCAGGGCGTCTCCTTCGACATCGAGTAGCAGTCCATCCGCGAAATGGTCCGAATGCCGGAGGCGGTCGGCCCGTCTCCGGCATCGCCTTTTTTGCCTGTCCGGCAAAATGCCGCTTCGTTGACTTCCGTCAATCAGGATAGCGGCATGCGGCGCTAGTCTGGCACCATCGCCGTAATGGCGATGAAGGAAGGCCGAGCATGCTCGACAGGATAACCGGCATGGCAGGGTGGCTGCG of Aquamicrobium sp. contains these proteins:
- a CDS encoding cation diffusion facilitator family transporter, with the protein product MSGKRTIRRLAAWSIVVALGVMALKFAAWRMTGSVALYSDALESIVNVIAAAAALWAISVSHKPADSDHQFGHHKAEYFSAVLEGVLIVVAALLIIAEVWRAWQNPAPLTQAWEGLAVNGLAAAINGVWAVLLIRVGRREKSPALEADGRHIMTDVVTSVGVIAGLVGAVLTGWHMLDPLLALIVALNILWQGWRVIGSSLDGLMDKAVPVGETMRIRDIISANSKGALEVHDLKTRIAGRATFIEFHMVVSAAMTVGDSHAICDRIEEALKAEIPSVRVVIHVEPEDEAKLPHGTGAVPFA
- a CDS encoding DUF411 domain-containing protein is translated as MTKMKSLTGGLALLLASLAAGVAAAGEAVAVYKTPWCGCCHEWAQALGEAGYDVKTIDLEDLSQVRQQAGVPSDMLSCHVAAAGGYFLEGHVPLEAIAALLAERPDIAGLAVPGMPQGSLGMGGDPEPYAVYAVPRDPKAAPSIFLSVGG
- a CDS encoding aldehyde dehydrogenase family protein, giving the protein MTSTVDVRQETGRLLDALGVERAAWTKGTMASHSPVSGEEIARVAVASATDTGRVVDVAHEAFKAWRNVPAPRRGELVRLLGEELRANKEALGRLVSIEAGKIASEGLGEVQEMIDICDFAVGLSRQLYGLTIATERPGHRMMETWHPLGVVGIISAFNFPVAVWSWNAALALVAGDSIVWKPSEKTPLTALATHAILERAIARFGPDAPANLSQLLIGDRATGEALVDNPKVALISATGSTRMGREVGPRLAKRFARSILELGGNNAGIVCPSADLDMALRAIAFGAMGTAGQRCTTLRRLIVHESVYDTLVPRLRKAYESVSVGNPLETSALVGPLVDKAAFEAMQKALQAAKAEGGVVTGGARVAEAGKDTAYYVRPALVEMPKQSGPVLEETFAPILYVMKYSDFNDAIAMHNAVAAGLSSSIFTLDMREAEAFLSAGGSDCGIANVNIGTSGAEIGGAFGGEKETGGGRESGSDAWKGYMRRATNTVNYSTALPLAQGVSFDIE